A genomic stretch from Plasmodium brasilianum strain Bolivian I chromosome 9, whole genome shotgun sequence includes:
- a CDS encoding leucine-rich repeat protein, which yields MEESSKNRNINNTKKISNKDNYENKKINGEDVKEFNDENYISKNNSDVKYDSSDENANDPLFNIKEGLTQLEKTLCGKGYAFSNLICKNKNLSSIPKEIEKYIHLKYINMSHNKIEDITNLYQLPSVIFLDISYNLIKNIGQLKNTFLKNCIYINLSHNIIKNVEDVKLKSILEFDLSYNNIDRLDIHISYTVKKLIISNNNIKKLSFKNMLPNLEFLDISSNPIENLEFYEDTPNINVLKINNNSTIQMNQLIYLNNLKFLKHLDMENYLYFKDKSYKEVKQILLENTKDINLLTFNGNRIVNKMMKN from the coding sequence atggaagagtcaagtaaaaatagaaacataaataatacgAAAAAGATAAGCAATAAagataattatgaaaacaaGAAGATAAATGGTGAAGATGTGAAAGAATTTAAcgatgaaaattatattagtaAGAATAATAGTGATGTTAAATATGACAGTAGTGATGAGAATGCAAATGATCCTTTATTTAACATAAAGGAAGGATTGACGCAGTTAGAAAAAACACTATGTGGTAAGGGGTATGCCTTCAGCAAtctaatttgtaaaaataaaaacctGAGCTCTATTccaaaagaaatagaaaaatacatacacttgaagtatataaatatgtctCACAATAAAATTGAAGATATTACAAATTTGTATCAATTACCTTCCGTCATTTTTTTAgatatatcatataatttaattaaaaatataggaCAATTAaagaatacatttttaaaaaattgtatatacataaacttGTCTCataacataattaaaaatgtggAAGACGTAAAATTGAAAAGCATACTTGAATTTGACttatcatataataatatagataGACTAGACATACACATCTCTTAtacagtaaaaaaattaattatatctaataataatattaaaaaattaagttttaAAAACATGTTACCTAATTTAGAATTCTTAGATATATCTTCTAATCCTATTGAAAATCTAGAATTTTATGAAGATACACCCAacataaatgttttaaaaataaataataattctactATACAAATGAACCAGttgatttatttaaataatcttAAATTCTTAAAACATTTAGACATGGAAAATTATCTCTATTTCAAGGACAAATCATATAAAGAAGTAAAGCAAATTCTTTTAGAAAATACCAAAGATATTAACTTATTAACATTTAATGGCAATCGTATTGTCaacaaaatgatgaaaaattaa